The following proteins come from a genomic window of Alosa alosa isolate M-15738 ecotype Scorff River chromosome 2, AALO_Geno_1.1, whole genome shotgun sequence:
- the si:dkeyp-50d11.2 gene encoding calpain-1 catalytic subunit: MEPVFAAGVALRLRSDRDRSEGLGQNDKAHKFLGQDFEILRAQCLQSKRLFEDDYFPAKHSSLGFKELGPSSAKAQGVRWLRPTEFCSDPHFIVDGATRTDICQGALGDCWLLAAIACLTLNEPLLHRVVPHGQSFHHDYAGIFHFQIWQFGEWVDVVVDDRLPVRDGKLLFVHSAEGAEFWSALLEKAYAKLNGCYEALSGGSTSEGFEDFTGGVTEMYELKKAPPNLYSIIQKAVDRGSLLGCSIDITGFFDMEAVTFKKLVKGHAYSVTGVEEVELKGSLTKLIRIRNPWGEVEWTGAWSDESREWNSVDPSVRSRLHHRSEDGEFWMSFSDFMREFSRLEICNLTPDALQVSQLKKWNTVLYPGEWRRGSTAGGCRNYPATFWINPQYKIALTQPDTDSQSDCSFLVALMQKDRRRLRQEGKDMETIGFAIYEVPEECKGQAGMHLRRDFFLKQASKARSELFINLREVSSRFCLPEGEYIIVPSTFEPQKEGDFVLRVFSEKPADSQELDDELTADLPEEERLDESQIDEGFKNLFKQLAGQEMVITISKLQMILNRVVSKHKDLKTDGFGKEACRCMIALMDTNGSGKLGLADFHVLWEKVKKYLTIFRKFDLDKSGTMSSYEMRLALESAGFKLNNHLFQLIILRYAKPDLNVDFDNFVTCLIRLESMFKTFKTMDTDADGVVSFNFSQWISLTMFA, from the exons ATGGAGCCTGTGTTTGCTGCGGGAGTGGCTTTGCGCTTGCGAAGCGACAGGGACCGTTCGGAGGGTCTGGGCCAGAATGACAAAGCTCACAAGTTCCTGGGACAGGACTTTGAGATCCTGAGAGCTCAGTGCCTTCAAAGTAAACGACTGTTTGAGGATGACTACTTCCCCGCAAAACACTCCTCACTTGGTTTCAAGGAGCTTGGACCGAGCTCAGCGAAAGCACAGGGGGTCCGGTGGCTAAGACCCACG GAGTTCTGCTCTGACCCCCACTTTATCGTAGATGGTGCTACTCGCACAGACATCTGCCAGGGAGCTCTGG GTGACTGCTGGTTGCTGGCAGCCATTGCATGCCTTACCCTGAATGAGCCCTTGTTGCATCGGGTGGTGCCCCATGGACAGAGCTTCCACCATGACTATGCAGGAATATTTCACTTCCAG ATCTGGCAGTTCGGAGAGTGGGTGGATGTGGTGGTGGATGACCGGCTGCCGGTGagggatggaaagctgctgttCGTCCACTCAGCTGAGGGAGCAGAATTCTGGAGTGCACTGCTGGAGAAAGCCTATGCAAA GCTGAATGGCTGTTACGAAGCACTCTCTGGTGGCAGCACCTCTGAGGGCTTCGAAGACTTCACCGGTGGGGTGACGGAGATGTACGAGCTAAAGAAGGCCCCCCCGAACCTCTACAGCATCATCCAGAAAGCGGTGGACAGAGGCTCCCTGCTCGGCTGTTCCATCGAC ATCACTGGCTTCTTTGACATGGAAGCAGTCACCTTCAAGAAGCTGGTGAAGGGCCACGCCTACTCTGTCACaggggtggaggag GTGGAGTTGAAGGGGAGCCTGACCAAACTGATACGCATCCGCAACCCCTGGGGAGAGGTGGAGTGGACAGGAGCCTGGAGTGACGA ATCACGGGAGTGGAACAGTGTTGATCCATCTGTCCGGTCCAGACTACATCACCGTAGTGAAGATGGAGAATTCTG GATGTCCTTTAGTGACTTTATGCGGGAGTTCAGTCGCCTGGAGATCTGTAATCTGACACCAGATGCCCTGCAGGTGAGTCAGCTGAAGAAGTGGAACACGGTGCTCTACCCGGGGGAGTGGAGAAGGGGCAGCACCGCTGGCGGATGTAGAAATTACCCAG CAACATTCTGGATCAATCCTCAGTACAAAATAGCCCTCACGCAGCCAGACACAGACAGCCAGTCAGATTGCAGCTTTCTGGTGGCCCTGATGCAGAAGGATCGTCGTCGGTTACGTCAGGAGGGCAAGGACATGGAGACCATTGGATTTGCTATATATGAG GTTCCTGAAGAG TGTAAAGGTCAGGCGGGGATGCACCTGCGTCGGGACTTCTTCCTGAAGCAGGCGTCCAAAGCGCGCTCGGAGCTCTTCATCAACCTGCGCGAGGTCAGCTCCCGCTTCTGCCTCCCAGAGGGGGAGTACATCATCGTCCCGTCCACCTTCGAACCCCAGAAGGAGGGAGACTTTGTGCTGAGGGTGTTCTCGGAGAAACCGGCCGACTCCCA AGAGCTAGACGATGAGCTGACAGCAGATCTGCCTGAGgag GAGCGGCTTGATGAGAGTCAGATTGATGAAGGCTTCAAAAACCTCTTCAAACAGCTGGCTGGACAG GAAATGGTGATCACTATATCGAAGTTGCAAATGATCTTGAACAGGGTTGTAAGCAAAC ATAAAGACCTGAAAACAGATGGCTTTGGAAAGGAGGCGTGTCGATGTATGATAGCTCTAATGGAC ACTAATGGCAGTGGAAAGCTAGGCCTGGCAGACTTCCATGTGCTCTGGGAGAAAGTTAAGAAATACCTT ACTATATTTAGGAAGTTTGACTTGGACAAGTCTGGCACCATGAGCTCCTATGAGATGCGTCTGGCACTGGAATCTGCAG GTTTCAAGTTGAATAACCACCTCTTCCAGCTGATCATTCTGCGCTACGCCAAGCCAGACCTTAATGTGGATTTTGATAACTTTGTCACTTGCCTGATTCGTTTGGAGTCTATGTTCA AGACCTTCAAAACAATGGACACCGATGCTGATGGAGTGGTATCCTTCAACTTCTCCCAG TGGATCTCTCTCACCATGTTTGCCTAA